From the Roseibium sp. HPY-6 genome, one window contains:
- a CDS encoding FAD-dependent oxidoreductase, producing MTLGVLASGFVPLAHAEQGRRVATGYIRTNWSRDPYSLGSYSYVAKGAQRRHHAVLGEPFRDRLFFAGEATHPNYNSSVHAAYESGIIAAEAVFETDANTVGIVGAGASGLTAATALVGEGYDVTVLEARDRIGGRIWTDNSLGTPFDLGASWIHGADGNPLTDLAGSLGLEMKATSKNYIVRGGDGRRIDDADVPEWLENVVSVQHTAGADMNEINSLAYWRDSDYGGDEVILPGGYDQLLNAVPDNIDIRLGHVVTNVVVEENSVQLQDQTGQHHSFDAMILTTSLGVLKNGAIAFSPPLPREKVDAIVKLGMGTLDKVYLRYDEVFWDADVTWIATPENGLPQGQFNQWFNLVPYTGQPVIMALNGAQPALDLSELPDAEIVKRAQQTLELAYP from the coding sequence ATGACATTGGGCGTTTTGGCCTCGGGTTTCGTTCCACTGGCGCACGCGGAGCAAGGCAGGCGCGTTGCCACTGGGTACATTCGGACAAACTGGAGCCGTGACCCCTATAGTCTTGGCTCCTATTCGTATGTGGCCAAAGGTGCGCAAAGACGTCATCACGCAGTCCTGGGTGAACCTTTCAGGGACCGATTGTTCTTTGCGGGCGAAGCAACGCACCCCAACTACAACAGTTCCGTCCATGCTGCGTACGAGTCCGGGATAATCGCTGCAGAGGCTGTTTTCGAAACTGACGCCAACACCGTTGGCATTGTCGGTGCGGGTGCGAGCGGTCTTACTGCTGCGACAGCCCTTGTAGGGGAAGGATATGATGTCACCGTCCTTGAAGCGCGTGATCGTATTGGCGGTCGGATCTGGACGGACAACAGTCTCGGAACACCTTTCGATCTAGGCGCAAGCTGGATCCACGGTGCGGACGGCAATCCATTGACGGATCTTGCTGGCTCACTTGGGCTTGAAATGAAGGCAACGTCAAAGAACTACATCGTGCGTGGTGGCGATGGTCGGAGAATTGATGATGCCGATGTTCCGGAGTGGCTTGAAAACGTCGTGTCGGTACAACACACCGCTGGCGCTGACATGAATGAAATCAACAGTTTGGCGTATTGGCGGGATTCAGATTACGGCGGCGATGAAGTGATTTTGCCCGGCGGTTATGATCAACTGTTGAATGCGGTGCCAGACAACATCGACATTCGATTGGGGCATGTCGTGACCAACGTCGTTGTCGAGGAAAACAGCGTCCAGCTGCAAGACCAGACCGGGCAACATCACTCGTTCGACGCAATGATCTTAACGACATCCCTTGGTGTATTGAAAAATGGAGCAATTGCCTTCTCCCCGCCATTGCCGCGCGAAAAAGTGGATGCGATTGTCAAATTGGGAATGGGCACCTTGGATAAGGTCTACTTGCGCTATGATGAGGTTTTCTGGGACGCGGATGTCACATGGATTGCGACGCCCGAAAACGGCCTTCCCCAGGGCCAGTTCAATCAATGGTTCAACCTGGTCCCGTACACAGGTCAACCGGTGATCATGGCGCTAAACGGTGCGCAACCCGCCCTGGACTTATCTGAACTGCCAGATGCGGAAATAGTCAAACGGGCGCAACAAACTTTGGAACTTGCATATCCATAG
- a CDS encoding transglutaminase-like cysteine peptidase, with protein sequence MGKPSQKSHQSPTSSLALFHGLFGWVLIESYSPAIAADFCIRTNGNENWRVPNGFSAFCQNHKSDCGKAGRLDMISKDEWKDTLVEINTQVNRGTRYVLDRYLHDHWKAADGVGDCEDYAIEKRPKLIAAGIPASSMRYAFVENKGEPRIVLIVRTDDGDRVLDMNTDTIYPANKTAFKWLSIQSRWNPRKWLKVEN encoded by the coding sequence GTGGGGAAACCGAGTCAAAAGTCCCACCAAAGTCCCACCAGTAGTCTTGCTTTGTTCCATGGTCTTTTCGGCTGGGTTCTGATCGAATCATACTCCCCAGCCATCGCGGCAGATTTTTGTATTCGGACAAATGGAAACGAAAACTGGCGCGTGCCGAACGGCTTTTCGGCGTTTTGTCAGAATCATAAATCGGACTGTGGAAAAGCCGGGCGCTTGGATATGATTTCAAAGGACGAGTGGAAAGACACGCTCGTCGAGATCAACACTCAGGTGAACAGAGGCACCCGGTATGTTCTGGACCGGTATCTTCATGATCACTGGAAGGCCGCAGACGGCGTAGGGGATTGTGAGGATTACGCGATCGAGAAACGCCCCAAGCTGATCGCGGCCGGAATTCCTGCCTCTTCCATGAGATATGCGTTTGTAGAGAACAAAGGCGAGCCACGCATCGTCCTGATCGTCCGCACCGATGACGGTGATCGGGTTCTCGACATGAACACAGACACTATCTATCCAGCGAACAAGACGGCATTTAAATGGCTGTCGATTCAATCTCGCTGGAATCCAAGAAAGTGGCTAAAGGTTGAAAACTGA